The stretch of DNA TCCAGCAGGGGCGGGGGTGGATCGGCCTTCCGCCCCTCTGCTGTCGGCGGCCAAAAATGCGGCCAGAGGAGACGTGCTGCAAGTGCTGGCCCTCGCCGCGCTGCCGATGCTGGCGGGCGCGGCGTTGCCCTGGGTGCTGCTGCGGCCCAACCGCCTTGCACCGGGCGAATATCTGCGGCTGCCCCCTGCGCTGTTGGCTCTGATGGTGGTGCTGGCGCTGCTACCCCTGCTGGCCGCCCGATTTGTGCCGCGCCTGACGTGGTTGGTGACTGGACTGGCAGTGGTAGTTGTGTTCTGGGTGCTGGGCCTGCAAACCCGCAGCGCTCTGCAAGGTCAGGCCGAATTTGCGCGGGCCAGTGCGGCGGCGGGCGTGTGGCTCAGCGGATTGGGCGCACTGATCGCCGTTTACGGGGCGGGGCTGTTGTTGGCGGGGAGGCAAGGGGTGCTGGCGTGGGCATGGTTGCCCGTTGTCTTGGCGCTGGTGCTGGCGGGCCACCTGTCGGGCTGGTCGGTGCTGGTCGAAGCCCGCAACGAAGGCCCGCGCTGGGTGCAGGAGCTGGCGCAACATCTGTGGCTGGTGGGCACGGCGCTGGGCCTGTCTACCCTGATCGGCGTGCCGTTGGCGGTTTGGGCGGCGGGGCGTGAGCGGGTCGCTGTGGCGGTGCTGGGCCTCGCCAACGCCATTCAAACACTCCCCAGCTTGGCCCTCCTGGGCTTGCTGATCGCGCCACTTTCCGCCCTCTCCAATGCATTCCCGGCCTTGCGCGCGGCGGGTATTTCGGGCATCGGGGTGGCTCCGGCGCTGACGGCCATGACCCTGTACGCCCTGCTGCCGATCCTGCGGAACGGCGTGGTGGCGCTGCGGGGCGTTCCGGCGGGCACGGTGGACGCCGCACGCGGCATGGGCATGACGGGCCGCCAGATCTTCTGGCGCGTGCAGGTGCCGCTGGCCCTCCCAGTCTGGCTAAGTGGGGTTCGGCAGGCCGCTGTGCTGCTGGTGGGCGTGGCGTCGGTGGCCGCCCTGATCGGCGCGGGCGGGCTGGGCACCTACATTTTTAAGGGCCTGCAAAGTGCCGCCGCCGACCTGATTTTGCTGGGAGCGGTGCCCGCCGCGCTGCTGGCCATAGGCGTAGACGCAACCCTGCGCAGGCTGGAAGGCTGGCTGGGCCGCCGTTTCGGGCGCGTGGGCTGATCCCCGTGTTCCGTTCTTTCCCGCCCCCGGAGTTTCCATGAAGAATCAGAGTTTTTTATGATCGAGTTGCAGGGCTTAGAGAAACGTTACGGCGGCAGTTTCGCCGTGCGCGACCTGAATCTGGTGTTTGCCGAGGGCGAACTGACCGCACTCTTAGGGCCTTCGGGCTGCGGGAAAACAACCACGCTCCGAATGATCAACCGTCTGATTGAGCCGACGGGCGGGAGGGTGCTGCTGGGCGGGCAAGATACGCACACGCTGAAGCCGGAGACCCTGCGGCGCGGCATCGGGTACGTGATTCAGCAAATCGGGCTGTTTCCCCATCTGAACGTGGCGCAGAACGTGGCGACGGTGCCCGACCTGTTGGGCCGCCCCACACGCGATACCCAGCGCCGCGTGGATGAACTACTGGACTTGGTGGGCCTGAAACCGGAAGAGTACCGCCATAAAAAGCCCGCCGAACTGTCGGGCGGACAGGCGCAGCGGGTGGGCGTAGCCCGCGCCCTCGCCGCCGACCCGCCCGTTCTGCTGATGGACGAGCCCTTCGGCGCACTCGACCCACTGGCCCGCGACAAGTTGCAGGACGCCTTCCGCGACATTCAGCGCCGCCTGAAAAAGACCGTAATTATGGTGACGCACGACATAGACGAGGCGTTGAGGCTGGCTGACCGGATTGCCCTGATGACTGCCGGAGAACTGGCCCAATTCGGCACGCCGGACGAACTGATTCACCGCCCGGCCTCCGACTTCGTGCGGCAATTTCTGGGCGAGGATGCCGCCCTGCGCCAACTGGCAGGCCGCCGCGCCGCCGACTTTGCCTACCCCGGCGATCCGACTGGCCTGCCCACCGTCGAGGCCGACCTCAACGCCCGCAGCGCCCTGGGCATCATGCTGCGCGAAGGCTCAGACGCATTGGCAGTCCTAGAAAACGGGCAACCGGTGGGCATTCTGCGCTGGAGCGACCTCCAGACCTCACCTGCGCAACCACCAATCTCCATTCGGGATGAAGTCACATGACCCCTTCCAGCCTCACTGCGGCACGGGCAAGCGGGCGGCGTTGGCCCTGGGGCGTGCTGCTGTGGCCTTCGCTGCTGCTGCTGTGCCTGATTCCGGGCGTGCTGCCGCGCCTGCTGGCCCCCCTCAACTTAGGCGAGCTGACCACCTTCGATCCCCCCCTCTGGCGGCTCACGCTGACCCATCTGGGATTGGTAGCACTGGCGACTGGCGTGGTGCTTGTCCTCGGTGTTCCGCTGGCTGTCGCCGTGACTCGGCCCGGACGTGAGGCGCTGCGGCAGTTGGCCGAAACGTTGGTGGGTCTCGGCCAAACTGTGCCTACCTTTGCGATTCTGGCGTTGGCCGTGCCTGCCCTGGGCTTTGGCTGGCAGCCGACCCTGCTGGGCCTGATCGTCTATGGACTCGTGCCGGTGGTCAGCAACGGTATTGCAGGTCTGATGGCTGTGGACGCCAGCGCCCTGGACGCTGCACGCGGCATGGGCATGACAGGCCGCCAACGCCTCCTGCGGGTGGAATTGCCGCTGGCGCTGCCGATTCTGCTGGCTGGGATACGAACGAGTACGGTCTACAACGTGGGCACTGCTACCGTCGGAGCGGCGCTGGGCGCTGGCGGTTTGGGCGAGCCAATTATCAATGGCCTGTCTCAACAGAATACGGCGTTGGTACTGGTGGGCGCTCTCCTATCGGCCTTGCTGGCCCTCAGTTTGGACGCCACGCTGGGCATATTCACACCCAGAGAGTAGGAGCCGCCCCTCAGCTCAATTCTCATTCTGTCCCTTCTCTCACATTTTGGGTGTAAGATGAGAATCATGCAGCCTTGGCAGACGCTGAAGACCATTCAGCACAGTAGAGTTCAGACTGCATCCGCCTGCCTTCATCTCAGAATTTACGCCACTGCAACCTAAATCTCGCGGCCCAGCCTTGTGTTGGGCCGTTGATGTTAAGACACAGTCGGTGGAGAGGCGAAGCAGGTAAACGAGTCAGACGCCGTTTCGGAGAAGCAAGTGGCGCACCACGGATCAGCGCCAATTTCGCAGCAGGCAGCAAAGAGGTGAACACCTTGAAGCAATTGTCCTTTCAGACTGGTGACCGTGTCGTTCTCCCCCCCTACGGTATTGGCGTCGTCAGCGGCACTTGCCAGCGCCCGGTGGCGGGGCAATCTCACGCCTACTATCAGGTAGATTTTCCCAATACGTCCAGCCGCGCCTATGTTCCCGTGTCGTCACCAGACGAAACAGGGATGAGAGCCGCCTTGACCGCCTGCGATATGCCCAATCTACTGGGGCACCTGAGCCTCAGCACCAATGACCTGAATTTGCCGCGCCAGTGGGCCGCCCGCCACCGCCGCGTCACGGAAATCTTGGTCAGTGGTGACCCCTATGAACTGGCGACCCTGACAGGTGAACTCCGCCGCTGGAATGTGGAACGCGGCCTCCCCGACCTTGACCGCCAAGCGTTCCGGCGGGCTATCAAGTTGTTAGAGCAGGAAGTGAACGGCTTAGAAGACCAGTGCGCCCATGACGTACAAAACTTCCTTGATCTGGCCTGGAAAGAGACACCCCAATAACAGGAATCAAAAGACAGGCCCGCATAAGAATAGTCTTCTTATGCGGGCCTATTTTCGCCCCTCTAAAAGCAAAGCGAAGTCCCCCGCGGAGTGCGGGGGACTGAGGGTGGGCATCAGGGAAGTGAAGAGCAGGATACGGAACGTAGAAAGGAGGTGATCCAACCGCACCTTCCGGTACAGTTACCTTGTTACGACTTCACCCCAGTCATGTGCCACAGTCTAGACGCCTGCCGTGAAGCTCCCGGCGGTTTCAACTGCAACATACTCCCATGGTGTGACGGGCGGTGTGTACAAGGCCCGGGAACGTATTCACCGCGGTATGCTGACCCACGATTACTAGCGATTCCAACTTCACGGAGTCGAGTTGCAGACTCCGATCTGAACTGAGGATAGGTTTCAGCGATTCGCTCACCCTCGCGGGCTGGCTGCGCGTTGTCCCATCCATTGTAGCACGTGTGTAGCCCAGGTCGTAAGGACCATGCTGACTAGACGTCATCCCCGCCTTCCTCCTGCTTTCACAGGCAGTCCCTCTAGAGTGCCCAACTGAATGCTGGCAACTAAAAGTAGGGGTTGCGCTCGTTGCGGGACTTAACCCAACATCTCACGACACGAGCTGACGACAGCCATGCAGCACCTGTCTCTAGATTCCCGAGGGCACCCGACCATCTCTGGAAGGTTTCTAGGATGTCAAGACCTGGTAAGGTTCTTCGCGTTGCTTCGAATTAAACCACATGCTCCACCGCTTGTGCGGGCCCCCGTCAATTCCTTTGAGTTTCAACCTTGCGGCCGTACTTCCCAGGCGGTACGTTTATCGCGTTAGCTTCGCCTAGCACAGCATCCTGCGCTAAGCCAACGTACATCGTTTAGGGTGTGGACTACCCGGGTATCTAATCCGGTTCGCTCCCCACACTTTCGCGCCTCAGCGTCA from Deinococcus sp. QL22 encodes:
- a CDS encoding ABC transporter permease, with translation MTKLNPAGAGVDRPSAPLLSAAKNAARGDVLQVLALAALPMLAGAALPWVLLRPNRLAPGEYLRLPPALLALMVVLALLPLLAARFVPRLTWLVTGLAVVVVFWVLGLQTRSALQGQAEFARASAAAGVWLSGLGALIAVYGAGLLLAGRQGVLAWAWLPVVLALVLAGHLSGWSVLVEARNEGPRWVQELAQHLWLVGTALGLSTLIGVPLAVWAAGRERVAVAVLGLANAIQTLPSLALLGLLIAPLSALSNAFPALRAAGISGIGVAPALTAMTLYALLPILRNGVVALRGVPAGTVDAARGMGMTGRQIFWRVQVPLALPVWLSGVRQAAVLLVGVASVAALIGAGGLGTYIFKGLQSAAADLILLGAVPAALLAIGVDATLRRLEGWLGRRFGRVG
- a CDS encoding ABC transporter ATP-binding protein, producing the protein MIELQGLEKRYGGSFAVRDLNLVFAEGELTALLGPSGCGKTTTLRMINRLIEPTGGRVLLGGQDTHTLKPETLRRGIGYVIQQIGLFPHLNVAQNVATVPDLLGRPTRDTQRRVDELLDLVGLKPEEYRHKKPAELSGGQAQRVGVARALAADPPVLLMDEPFGALDPLARDKLQDAFRDIQRRLKKTVIMVTHDIDEALRLADRIALMTAGELAQFGTPDELIHRPASDFVRQFLGEDAALRQLAGRRAADFAYPGDPTGLPTVEADLNARSALGIMLREGSDALAVLENGQPVGILRWSDLQTSPAQPPISIRDEVT
- a CDS encoding ABC transporter permease, yielding MTPSSLTAARASGRRWPWGVLLWPSLLLLCLIPGVLPRLLAPLNLGELTTFDPPLWRLTLTHLGLVALATGVVLVLGVPLAVAVTRPGREALRQLAETLVGLGQTVPTFAILALAVPALGFGWQPTLLGLIVYGLVPVVSNGIAGLMAVDASALDAARGMGMTGRQRLLRVELPLALPILLAGIRTSTVYNVGTATVGAALGAGGLGEPIINGLSQQNTALVLVGALLSALLALSLDATLGIFTPRE
- a CDS encoding CarD family transcriptional regulator; the protein is MKQLSFQTGDRVVLPPYGIGVVSGTCQRPVAGQSHAYYQVDFPNTSSRAYVPVSSPDETGMRAALTACDMPNLLGHLSLSTNDLNLPRQWAARHRRVTEILVSGDPYELATLTGELRRWNVERGLPDLDRQAFRRAIKLLEQEVNGLEDQCAHDVQNFLDLAWKETPQ